The genomic segment CCATGGCCCTGGTCGGGGCCACCGGCAGCGGCAAGACGACGCTCACCGCCCTCGTCCCCCGGCTCTACGAGGTGACCGGCGGCCGGATCACCCTGGACGGCACCGACATCACCCGGCTGCCGAGGACCCGGCTCCGGGAGCTGATCGCCGTCGCCTTCGAGGACCCGACCCTCTTCTCCGCGACCGTCGGCGAGAACGTCCTGATGGGTGCGGACGGCGCCGGGGAGGCGGAGCTGAACCGCGCCCTGGAGGTCGCGCAGGCGGAGTTCGCGCACGCCCTGCCGCACGGGGTCCGCACCCAGGTCGGCGAGCAGGGCCTGAGCCTCTCCGGCGGTCAGCGGCAGCGGCTCGCGCTGGCCCGGGCCGTGGTCGGCGAACCGCGCTTCCTCGTGCTGGACGATCCGCTCTCCGCCCTCGACGTGCACACCGAGGCCCTGGTCGAGGCGGCGCTGCGGCGCATCCTCACCGGCACCACGGCCCTGGTCGTCGCCCACCGCCCGTCGACCGTGCTGCTCGCCGACCGGGTCGCCCTGCTGTCCGGCGGGCGGATCACCGCCGTCGGCACCCACCAGGAACTGCTGCGCCGCGACCCGGAGTACCGCACGCTGATGTCCGGCGACCCGCAGGACCCGGCCCCCGGCGACGGCACCCCGGCCGGCGCTCCGGCCGGCGGTGCGCACGGCACCGGCCCCGGCGGCGAGACCACGGGCGGCCCGCCCGGCACCGCTTCCCCGACCCGCCGCAGCCCCGCCGGGGCGGATGGAGGTACCCCCCGATGACCGCCCCGGCCTCCGAACGCGCCGCCGACGATCCCGGACGGTCCGGCGACGGCCGGTCCGCGACCGCCGCTCCCCCGGCCCCGCCCGCCGGCACCACAGCCGCCGGCGCCCCGGCCGCCGACGCGGAGGCCACACCGCCGCCGGGCTCCGCGGGACCGGCGGAGCCCGGCCCGGCCGGCGCACCGGACGCCGCCGAGGCCCCCGACTCCTTCGACCGCGACACCCTGCCCGCCCCCGGGGGCGCCGCCCGGTCCCTGCTCCGCTCGCTGCTGCGGCCCAGCCGCGGCCGGGTGGCCGTCGCGGCCGTCCTGCTGCTGCTCAAGGAGGCGGCGGTCCAGGCGGGGCCGCTGCTCGTCGCGGTCGCCATCGACCACGCCGTCCCCGCGCTCCGCTCCGACGACTACGGCCCGCTGACGGCCGTGGCGGTGGCCTATCTGCTCTGCTCCCTGGTCTCCGGCGGCTTCCAGTACGCCTACGTCCTGCTCGCCGCCCGGATCAGCCAGGACGTGCTGCTCGACCTCCGCGGCCGGATCTTCCGGCACGCGCAGGCGCTGAGCCTGGACTTCCACGAGCGCTACACCTCCGGCCGCCTCATCTCCCGGGCCACCACGGATGTGGAGTCGCTGCGCGAGCTGCTGAACGAGGGGCTGGAGGAGCTGCTGAGCGTCGCCCTCTCGGTGGTCTACATCTCCGCGCTGCTGCTCTACCTGGACCTGGGCCTGGGCGCCGCCGCGGTGCTCTCCTTCGGTCCGCTGTATCTGCTGATCCGCCGCTTCCGGCGCCGTTCCGAGGTGGTGTACGCCAAGCGCTCGACGGCGATCGCCCGGGTGATCGTGAAGTTCGCGGAGACGATGAACGGGATCCGCCCGGTGCAGGCCTTCCGCCGCGAGACGGCCAACGACCGGGAGTTCCGCGAGCTCAACCACCGGCACGAGCGGGTCAACGGCGACGCGATCCTGGAGATGGCCCGCTATGTGGTCTCCTCCCGGCTGGTCGCCAACACGGTCGTGGCCGCGATCGTCCTCTGGGGCGCCCACCGGGTGGCGTCGGGCGGTCTGGCGCTCGGCGTGCTCGCCGCCGCCGTGCTCTATCTGCGGCGGCTCTACGACCCGATCGACCGGCTCGGGATGTTCCTCAACTCCTACCAGTCGGCGGCCGCTTCGCTGGAGAAGATCGCCGGTCTGCTGGCCCAGCGCCCCACCGTCCCGGAGCCGGCCGAGCCCCGGCCGCTGCCCGCGCGTCCGTCCGGCCGGCCCGGCCGGGAGGTCGTCTTCGACGGGGTGTCCTTCGCGTACCGCACCGGTGGCGAGGTGCTGCCGCGCTTCGGCCTCACCCTGGCGGCGGGCAGTACGACGGCCGTGGTCGGCGCCACCGGCGCGGGCAAGTCCACGCTCGCCAAGCTGCTCGCCCGCTTCTACGACCCGACCGCCGGGCGCGTCC from the Streptomyces xinghaiensis S187 genome contains:
- a CDS encoding ABC transporter ATP-binding protein, with protein sequence MTAPASERAADDPGRSGDGRSATAAPPAPPAGTTAAGAPAADAEATPPPGSAGPAEPGPAGAPDAAEAPDSFDRDTLPAPGGAARSLLRSLLRPSRGRVAVAAVLLLLKEAAVQAGPLLVAVAIDHAVPALRSDDYGPLTAVAVAYLLCSLVSGGFQYAYVLLAARISQDVLLDLRGRIFRHAQALSLDFHERYTSGRLISRATTDVESLRELLNEGLEELLSVALSVVYISALLLYLDLGLGAAAVLSFGPLYLLIRRFRRRSEVVYAKRSTAIARVIVKFAETMNGIRPVQAFRRETANDREFRELNHRHERVNGDAILEMARYVVSSRLVANTVVAAIVLWGAHRVASGGLALGVLAAAVLYLRRLYDPIDRLGMFLNSYQSAAASLEKIAGLLAQRPTVPEPAEPRPLPARPSGRPGREVVFDGVSFAYRTGGEVLPRFGLTLAAGSTTAVVGATGAGKSTLAKLLARFYDPTAGRVLLDGVDLRDLGGTELRRGVVMVTQEAFLFSGTVAENIALGRPDASRAEVERAARAIGAHDFIAALPEGYDTDVRKRGGRISAGQRQLVAFARALLADPAVLILDEATSSLDIPGERAVQRAMDTVLRGRTAVVIAHRLSTVEIADRVLVMAGGRIVEDGTPEELIGGEGRFAELHRAWLESLA